The following proteins come from a genomic window of Aricia agestis chromosome 19, ilAriAges1.1, whole genome shotgun sequence:
- the LOC121736619 gene encoding zinc finger protein 845-like, producing MEQDVEDGLKPLCCACLSTDRNLVAIQGSSEIVEVFKLLLFNYAADRILDTDISKQYLCWECVAIMKRISKFKKQVQNAQEHLRVLTLGSTLEAFDHTYLSQSLSSLECVMKTDYDRMYLDYTHQDIITTDWSQQYISISEEMKPQQYDMSQSLRDNITLGMASNEVITMPELVVENPITGVMSHIVVSDPLLGETYTTTHVKGEMPELVLDSTTPIAPVIIRQPKKIKMENDDKERLKAGYNTLHLTESEMLELRNEDKKKVKYASAVYKCELCIIGFFNQGQVEGHFLAEHTPKPGFEACKVCYVYVATTKLTAHTDAHYTVYECRMCGRRERTSRAVTRHIAAHLRPRSPHPAALHVDDIKKKKKKESDKELDKPPPKPGDLRKLLSKTTIVGYKCLECDMFFKTSRARKTHVARCHREGLQCDICKRFFVNKTTLTTHLKLHEGPQPREKCHICNKMVRVVQLKYHIRRHENKTRYECTECDKVFSHLATYQAHLKYARPHASEGVFKFPCPMCHKGYPTKDQMQDHFNYQHLGKTKHKCPICDKPIASKANVERHMARVHGEKKEKPRNHVCQECGKAFTDKKAVTQHAAIHSAERPLSCEICFQTFKQKASLYTHRRRVHKVQTPKRVVEFMDTKVT from the exons ATGGAGCAAGATGTTGAGGATGGCTTGAAACCTTTGTGCTGTGCTTGCCTTAGCACGGACCGTAATTTAGTTGCAATACAAGGATCTTCCGAAATTGTTGAAGTTTTCAAATTACTGTTGTTCAATTATGCAGCTGATAGA aTTTTAGATACAGACATTTCTAAGCAATATTTATGTTGGGAGTGTGTGGCAATAATGAAGAGGATATCTAAATTCAAAAAGCAGGTCCAAAATGCACAAGAACATCTGCGAGTTTTAACACTAGGAAGTACTTTAGAG GCGTTCGATCACACATACCTATCTCAATCCCTTTCGTCGTTGGAATGTGTTATGAAGACGGACTATGACAGGATGTACTTGGATTACACACACCAGGATATTATCACAACGGACTGGTCCCAGCAGTACATATCTATTTCCGAGGAGATGAAGCCGCAGCAGTATGATATGTCGCAGTCCTTGAGAGACAATATAACACTCGGAATGGCTAGTAACGAAGTTATCACTA TGCCCGAGTTGGTTGTGGAGAATCCTATCACGGGAGTGATGTCGCACATAGTTGTGAGCGATCCGCTGCTGGGAGAGACCTACACCACCACACATGTAAAGGGAGAGATGCCAGAACTTGTTCTTGA ttcAACGACACCTATAGCACCAGTAATAATTCGGCAGCCGAAAAAAATTAAGATGGAAAATGATGATAAGGAAAGACTAAAAGCTGGATACAATACATTACATTTGACCGAATCTGAAATGCTCGAGTTAAG aaATGAGGATAAGAAAAAGGTGAAATACGCAAGTGCGGTTTACAAGTGTGAGCTCTGCATCATCGGTTTCTTCAATCAGGGGCAGGTGGAAGGTCATTTCCTGGCTGAACACACACCT AAGCCAGGCTTTGAGGCGTGCAAGGTGTGCTACGTGTACGTCGCGACGACCAAACTAACAGCGCATACGGACGCTCATTACACAGTGTACGAGTGTCGCATGTGCGGGCGCCGCGAGCGAACATCGCGTGCTGTTACGCGACACATCGCTGCACATCTGCGCCCGCGCTCGCCGCACCCTGCCGCGCTGCACGTTGAC gacataaagaaaaaaaagaagaaggaaTCCGACAAAGAGCTCGACAAGCCTCCGCCGAAGCCTGGTGACCTGAGGAAGCTGCTGTCCAAAACCACCATAGTTGGTTACAAGTGCCTCGAGTGCGACATGTTCTTCAA GACGTCGAGGGCGCGGAAAACGCACGTCGCTCGCTGCCACCGCGAAGGGCTGCAGTGCGACATCTGTAAACGATTCTTCGTGAACAAGACCACGCTCACCACGCATCTCAA GTTACATGAGGGTCCACAGCCGCGCGAGAAGTGCCACATCTGCAACAAAATGGTGCGTGTGGTGCAACTGAAGTACCACATCAGACGACACGAGAACAAGACGCGGTACGAGTGTACAGAATGCGATAAGGTGTTCTCCCACCTCGCTACCTACCAGGCCCATCTCAAGTATGCGAGACCGCACGCCTCTGAGGGTGTATTCAA ATTCCCCTGCCCAATGTGTCACAAAGGCTACCCGACCAAGGACCAAATGCAGGACCACTTCAACTACCAGCACCTAGGCAAAACCAAGCACAAATGTCCCATCTGTGAtaag CCGATAGCATCAAAAGCGAATGTGGAGCGTCACATGGCGCGAGTACATGGCGAGAAGAAGGAGAAACCGCGCAACCACGTCTGCCAGGAGTGTGGGAAGGCCTTCACA gaCAAAAAGGCGGTGACTCAACACGCGGCGATCCACTCTGCGGAGCGACCGTTGTCCTGCGAGATATGTTTCCAGACGTTCAAGCAGAAAGCCTCCCTGTACACCCATCGCCGAAGAGTGCACAAAGTACAAACGCCGAAGCGAGTCGTCGAGTTCATGGATACTAAGGTCACGTAA
- the LOC121736631 gene encoding WD repeat domain-containing protein 83 — translation MSDANEISTIAAIKCKQQAVRAVRFNVDGSYCLTCGADKKIKLWNPYNQLLLKTYGGHANEVLDAAGSCDNSQIVSCSSDKSVILWDVTTGQPIRRYRGHASTVSCIKFNEESTMAVSGSVDNTVAFWDVVSRRQEPVQVLKDAKDSITSIQVTDHEVLTSSVDCHMRLYDLRVGKMISDYIGHIVTFGSLTHDGQCYVLSCADNTIRLFDKESGEILNSFTGHESKDYLLENAINETDSHIISGSASGEVFYWDLVSSTCTRKLVHTRLKPVISLSHHPTENKLLTACEDEIKLWGISENTE, via the coding sequence ATGTCTGATGCGAATGAGATATCCACGATCGCGGCTATAAAATGCAAACAGCAAGCAGTTCGAGCAGTACGTTTTAATGTGGATGGGTCCTACTGCCTAACTTGCGGAGCAGACAAAAAAATTAAGCTTTGGAATCCTTACAATCAACTATTGTTAAAAACGTACGGTGGACATGCCAACGAAGTGTTGGATGCAGCCGGATCTTGCGACAACAGCCAAATTGTATCATGCAGCTCGGATAAGTCGGTGATTCTCTGGGACGTTACCACCGGTCAGCCCATCAGACGGTACAGGGGCCATGCCAGTACAGTCTCGTGCATAAAGTTCAATGAGGAATCAACAATGGCAGTTTCGGGCTCAGTGGACAATACTGTCGCTTTTTGGGATGTAGTCAGCAGGAGACAGGAGCCAGTGCAAGTTTTAAAAGACGCGAAAGATTCAATAACATCAATACAAGTTACAGATCACGAGGTTTTAACGTCGTCAGTAGATTGTCATATGCGCTTGTACGACTTGCGAGTGGGCAAAATGATTTCTGACTACATTGGGCACATTGTGACATTTGGTAGCCTGACACACGATGGTCAATGCTACGTCTTAAGCTGCGCAGACAATACCATAAGACTGTTCGACAAGGAATCTGGGGAGATACTCAATTCTTTTACAGGACATGAAAGCAAAGACTACTTATTAGAGAATGCAATCAATGAGACAGACAGTCATATTATTTCGGGTTCAGCTTCAGGGGAAGTTTTTTATTGGGACCTTGTGTCCAGTACATGTACTAGGAAATTAGTCCATACAAGACTCAAACCTGTCATATCCCTCAGTCATCATCCcactgaaaataaattgttaacgGCTTGTGAAGATGAAATAAAATTGTGGGGCATCTCTGAAAAtacagaataa
- the LOC121736636 gene encoding uncharacterized protein LOC121736636, which translates to MENVPDVPIVQHLNLLHPMPPLQESMLQPLNNVQIHQNPPEPPPAAPDEQLQPKVKNEKKKKEAIDGQAREIIFKVIKFFESEKQNRGYAFPVENVVKRACAATGLSESTIKRIKREGLRAEATQTKMTGPKKKRVRKTKVQLDYYQLCALRGIVNSYSMRKEIPTLGKILTAAKHELNYRGGKESLRLILLNKLGIKFKKCEKKNKKPPEVNPPPIQPMSNVMVHQQMAPMKAENHCIYTNMMPQVPPVSY; encoded by the coding sequence ATGGAGAACGTCCCAGATGTGCCTATAGTGCAGCATTTAAATCTATTACATCCTATGCCTCCTCTGCAGGAATCGATGCTTCAGCCCCTTAACAATGTACAGATTCATCAAAATCCACCGGAACCGCCTCCTGCAGCACCGGACGAACAGCTGCAGCCGAAGGTAAAAAACGAGAAAAAGAAAAAGGAGGCTATCGACGGCCAAGCtcgtgaaataatatttaaggtgaTTAAGTTCTTCGAGagtgaaaaacaaaacagaggATATGCTTTTCCCGTAGAAAATGTAGTCAAGCGAGCCTGTGCAGCCACCGGCCTGTCGGAGAGTACAATTAAACGAATAAAACGAGAGGGACTGCGAGCGGAAGCGACACAAACGAAAATGACCGGGCCTAAAAAGAAACGAGTGAGGAAAACGAAGGTGCAGCTCGATTACTACCAGCTGTGTGCCCTCCGCGGCATCGTCAATAGCTACTCCATGCGGAAAGAGATCCCTACGTTAGGTAAAATATTGACGGCCGCCAAACACGAACTCAACTATAGAGGAGGTAAGGAATCTCTAAGACTGATACTGTTAAACAAGCTAGGtatcaaattcaaaaagtgTGAGAAGAAAAATAAGAAGCCTCCAGAAGTAAATCCACCCCCGATACAGCCCATGTCTAATGTTATGGTTCATCAGCAGATGGCTCCGATGAAAGCCGAGAACCACTGTATATACACAAATATGATGCCGCAAGTTCCACCAGTGTCCTACTAG
- the LOC121736624 gene encoding zinc finger protein 37-like, translating to MSNLSNGKPLICCGCLSAGRNLQQLTHNADLFLTLLNNGTYLDSTSIKDILLCWECVALLQRTKCFQKRIQKAQKYLESHCFDIENLPTGRDSLSCLNIVNNYEIVSTHCKKEEEKSIKVEADIEKEVKICLEVDTKIKEETLEFLDDSIDNFNNTDLYNDYNDVIESTYDIKEESNDPEYKPKIKIKKKKSGRLKTEKTLLDINNIEFYIHKLICTQNNVQALKKENKKSYKIAHYKANLHCAKINSMKSKDIAKLAESGTSCPCSYCDVEITLDRVSSHYEEHTPELYQCRVCLLLWDTSDKASNHILDRHKFVYTCPECSQCFHILKNWRKHVKCHKYICDHCKKEFNNRKRITHHMRLMHLPAECGICGGAYDSGLKLHNHLRRVHVPHTAVGELCYCVECDKYYPHPTAYQKHLKDSVAHAPRRVYRIPCPECGRVFTKKIYMTNHYKLFHLKQTQHYCNICDKYYSNAFGLRTHTRYVHMKEEKPRNKICDICGRAFHNQKILTNHIRTHTGERPYKCPHCPAAFAQRTAMMSHIRTQHKYLK from the exons ATGTCGAATTTGTCGAATGGAAAGCCGCTTATTTGCTGTGGTTGCTTGAGTGCTGGTCGTAATTTGCAACAATTAACACATAATGCAGacttatttttaacattattaaataatgGAACTTATCTCGAT AGTACCAGTATTaaggatatattattatgttgggAATGTGTGGCACTATTACAAagaacaaaatgttttcaaaaacgAATACAAAAAGCTCAAAAATACCTAGAAAGTCATTGCTTTGATATAGAG AACCTACCAACCGGCAGGGATTCCTTATCATgcctaaatatagtaaataacTATGAAATAGTCAGTACACACTGTAAGAAGGAAGAAGAAAAAAGTATTAAAGTAGAGGCCGACATAGAAAaagaagtaaaaatatgtctagAAGTAGACACTAAAATTAAAGAAGAAACATTAGAGTTCTTGGATGACTCTATAGACAATTTTAATAACACAGACTTGTATAATGATTACAATGATGTAATTGAAAGCACTTACGACATAAAAGAGGAATCGAATGATCCAGAATATAAacccaaaattaaaataaagaaaaagaaatcTGGGAGACTTAAAACAGAAAAAACATTGCTAGAtataaataacattgaattCTATATCCATAAATTAATTTGTACACAAAATAATGTGCAGGCACTTAAAAAGGAGAATAAGAAAAGCTATAAAATAGCACATTATAAAGCAAATTTGCATTGTGCAAAAATCAATTCTATGAAATCAAAAGACATAGCAAAATTAGCTGAG AGTGGAACGTCGTGTCCCTGCAGTTATTGTGACGTTGAAATCACGCTGGACAGAGTCAGTAGTCACTATGAGGAACATACGCCAGAATTATATCAGTGCAGAGTGTGTTTGCTGTTGTGGGACACTTCCGACAAAGCAAGTAACCACATACTAGATCGCCACAAATTTGTATACACTTGTCCGGAGTGCAGTCAGTGTTTTCA CATACTTAAGAATTGGAGGAAACATGTAAAGTGCCATAAGTACATTTGCGACCACTGcaaaaaagaatttaataacAGGAAGAGAATCACTCATCATATGAG GTTGATGCACCTCCCCGCCGAGTGCGGGATCTGCGGCGGCGCGTACGACAGCGGGTTAAAGCTGCACAACCACCTCCGGCGGGTGCACGTCCCGCACACGGCCGTCGGCGAACTGTGCTACTGCGTGGAGTGCGATAAATACTACCCACATCCAACGGCGTATCAGAAACACCTGAAAGATTCTGTTGCTCACGCGCCGCGAAGGGTTTACCG GATCCCGTGTCCTGAGTGCGGGCGAGTGTTCACCAAGAAGATCTACATGACCAACCACTACAAGCTGTTCCACCTCAAGCAGACCCAACACTACTGTAATATATGCGATAAG TACTACAGCAACGCATTTGGGCTACGCACGCATACGCGGTACGTGCACATGAAGGAGGAGAAACCGCGCAACAAGATCTGCGATATCTGCGGCAGAGCCTTCCAT AATCAGAAGATCCTGACGAACCACATTCGTACGCACACGGGCGAGCGGCCGTACAAGTGTCCGCACTGCCCCGCCGCGTTCGCCCAGCGCACCGCCATGATGTCGCACATACGCACGCAACACAAATACCTCAAATAG
- the LOC121736633 gene encoding sorting nexin-16: protein MATVENVDSKHTVKLQANRRERDAMNNEVSSSSDDSNGINETLSKFNKYYKARYTANLSDNETEISRRPLQSRGHHKSMGNLNENYREITSHNSISNIDINLHATDIKKFESLQIPIVGYEVMEERARFTIYKLKVEDDKRDQSWLVFRRYTDFVRLYNRIKHELPNMMLPLPGKRWFRDNFEPAFLEERVRGLQIFINAVLNKLPNHPVVRDFFCLDEPPQVFSYQPEVQAVYGALEDSITSLKVQLKQKDATIMHLQKQIAQLDDQIKNCPTCSTNKCSK from the coding sequence ATGGCAACAGTAGAAAACGTAGATTCCAAACATACAGTCAAGTTGCAGGCAAACAGAAGAGAAAGAGATGCCATGAACAACGAAGTGTCGTCTTCGAGCGACGATTCAAACGGAATAAACGAGACTTTGTCCAAATTCAACAAATACTACAAGGCCAGATACACGGCCAACTTGTCGGACAATGAAACCGAAATATCGAGGAGACCGCTCCAGTCGAGAGGGCACCATAAGTCAATGGGAAATCTCAACGAGAATTACAGAGAGATCACATCACACAACAGCATCAGCAATATAGACATAAATTTACATGCCACggatataaaaaagtttgagtcaTTACAAATTCCTATCGTAGGGTACGAAGTTATGGAGGAGAGAGCCAGATTTACAATTTATAAGCTCAAAGTCGAAGACGATAAGAGGGACCAGTCGTGGCTAGTTTTTAGACGATACACAGACTTTGTCAGGTTGTACAACCGGATTAAACACGAGCTCCCGAACATGATGCTCCCGCTGCCAGGTAAGAGGTGGTTCAGGGATAATTTTGAGCCGGCGTTCCTAGAGGAGAGAGTGAGAGGTCTACAGATTTTTATTAATGCCGTATTAAATAAGTTACCAAATCACCCAGTCGTCCGGGATTTCTTTTGTTTGGACGAGCCCCCACAGGTGTTTAGCTACCAGCCTGAGGTGCAGGCGGTATATGGAGCCCTAGAGGACTCGATAACATCCCTGAAGGTCCAACTCAAGCAGAAGGATGCAACGATAATGCATTTACAGAAACAGATTGCTCAGTTAGATGACCAAATCAAAAACTGTCCAACTTGTAGTACAAATAAGTGTTCAAAGTAG